A genome region from Streptomyces sp. NBC_01296 includes the following:
- the rodA gene encoding rod shape-determining protein RodA gives MQTANKFSVSRYAPERGAMAKLTSRDSVLRRLDWPILLSALALSFIGALLVWSATRNRTQLNQGDPYYFLVRHALNTGIGLVLMIGTIWLGHRTLRGAVPVLYGLSLVLILAVLTPLGATINGAHAWIVIGGGFSLQPSEFVKITIILVMAMLLATRVDAGDLTHPDHRTVVKALCLAAAPMGIVMLMPDLGSVMVMVIIVLGVLLASGASNRWVLGLMGSGAAGAVLIWQLGVLDEYQINRFAAFANPDLDPAGVGYNTNQARIAIGSGGLTGSGLFKGSQTTGQFVPEQQTDFVFTVAGEELGFLGAGLILVLLGIILWRACMIARETTELYGTIVCAGIIAWFSFQAFENIGMTLGIMPVAGLPLPFVSYGGSSMFAVWVAVGLLQSIRVQRPMSA, from the coding sequence ATGCAGACCGCCAACAAGTTCTCCGTATCCCGGTACGCGCCCGAGCGCGGCGCGATGGCCAAGCTGACCTCGCGCGACTCGGTGCTGCGCCGGCTCGACTGGCCGATACTCCTGTCGGCGCTCGCGCTGTCCTTCATCGGCGCCCTGCTGGTGTGGTCGGCGACCCGCAACCGCACCCAGCTCAACCAGGGCGACCCGTACTACTTCCTGGTCCGGCACGCCCTGAACACCGGCATCGGGCTCGTCCTGATGATCGGCACCATCTGGCTCGGCCACCGCACCCTGCGCGGCGCCGTGCCGGTCCTGTACGGGCTCTCCCTGGTGCTCATCCTCGCCGTGCTCACCCCGCTCGGCGCCACCATCAACGGCGCCCACGCGTGGATCGTGATCGGCGGCGGCTTCTCGCTGCAGCCCTCCGAGTTCGTGAAGATCACGATCATCCTGGTCATGGCCATGCTGCTGGCCACCCGGGTGGACGCGGGCGACCTCACCCACCCCGACCACCGCACCGTGGTCAAGGCGCTGTGCCTGGCCGCCGCGCCGATGGGCATCGTCATGCTGATGCCCGACCTCGGCTCCGTCATGGTCATGGTCATCATCGTGCTCGGCGTCCTGCTCGCCTCCGGGGCCTCCAACCGCTGGGTGCTGGGGCTGATGGGCTCCGGTGCGGCCGGGGCTGTCCTGATCTGGCAGCTCGGCGTGCTCGACGAGTACCAGATCAACCGTTTCGCGGCCTTCGCCAACCCCGACCTCGACCCCGCCGGCGTCGGCTACAACACCAACCAGGCGCGCATCGCGATCGGCTCCGGCGGGCTGACCGGCTCCGGGCTCTTCAAGGGCTCCCAGACCACCGGCCAGTTCGTGCCCGAGCAGCAGACCGACTTCGTCTTCACGGTGGCGGGGGAGGAGCTGGGCTTCCTCGGCGCCGGGCTGATCCTGGTCCTGCTCGGCATCATCCTCTGGCGGGCCTGCATGATCGCCCGCGAGACCACCGAGCTGTACGGGACGATCGTGTGCGCCGGGATCATCGCCTGGTTCTCCTTCCAGGCGTTCGAGAACATCGGGATGACGCTCGGGATCATGCCGGTGGCGGGGCTGCCGCTGCCGTTCGTCTCCTACGGAGGCTCGTCCATGTTCGCGGTGTGGGTGGCGGTCGGACTGCTGCAGTCGATCAGGGTGCAACGGCCGATGTCGGCCTAG
- the mrdA gene encoding penicillin-binding protein 2, whose amino-acid sequence MTNVPETGRTSRVQIRLVILQVLVLSFLFTLGGRLWYLQVRNGAEYYHEAKSNHVQQVVQPAVRGSILDARGVPLADNETRLVVSASRTALMKMKDKGKDVLTRLSDVLDMKPQDVMNKVRVCDSQTPKPCWNGSPYQPIPVTTEATTQQALQIRERPEEFPGITAEPTAVRRYPAPGGANTGQVLGYLSPVTDDEIQKAKNTNSPLLRSDQVGRFGLERTYDRTLRGKSGVTRYEVDNLGRVMGQAKNDPSIPGAHLVTSLDARVQGVAEFELNAAMIEARKQIDRNTGVPYKADAGAIVVLESKTGRVVAMASNPTYDPNIWVGGISGKDYARLTAKESNVPLMNRAIQGQAAPGSIFKVIPTAAAVNAGYDFDGNYPCPSSYAIGGQVFKNFESQGHGSITLGRALEVSCDTVFYALGHQQWIKDGGLHPKKTPAEIFYKTAHQFGLGAETHVDLPGEEKGRVPDRRWKQKFWEANKDMWCKTGKKGGTYVELLSYENCLEGNLMRAGDAINYSIGQGDTLVTPIQMATIYAAISNGGTMWNPTIGKAVISADGKHTEPIPPQAHGKLPMTEVTRRKIGAALEGVATRGTAAWRFGGWPQKQIPMHAKTGTAEVYGKQTTSWFATYTEDFTIVMTISQGGTGSGASGPAVRNVYNAIYGLDMAGKQDVNKAFLLKPEAKLPTIQPDGSIVAPDIKPYVPPSPEEPVPALAGPPAPPVARQD is encoded by the coding sequence GTGACCAACGTTCCCGAGACCGGCCGCACCTCCCGGGTGCAGATCCGGCTCGTCATCCTCCAGGTGCTCGTCCTCTCCTTCCTCTTCACCCTCGGCGGGCGCCTGTGGTATCTCCAGGTCCGCAACGGCGCCGAGTACTACCACGAGGCCAAGAGCAACCACGTCCAGCAGGTCGTCCAGCCGGCCGTCCGCGGCTCGATCCTGGACGCCCGCGGCGTCCCCCTCGCCGACAACGAGACCCGCCTGGTCGTCTCCGCCAGCCGCACGGCGCTGATGAAGATGAAGGACAAGGGCAAGGACGTCCTGACCCGGCTCTCCGACGTACTGGACATGAAGCCGCAGGACGTCATGAACAAGGTCCGCGTCTGCGACTCCCAGACGCCCAAGCCCTGCTGGAACGGATCCCCCTACCAGCCCATCCCGGTCACCACCGAGGCCACCACCCAGCAGGCCCTGCAGATCCGCGAGCGCCCCGAGGAGTTCCCCGGCATCACCGCCGAGCCGACCGCCGTACGCCGCTACCCCGCGCCCGGCGGCGCCAACACCGGCCAGGTGCTCGGCTACCTCTCCCCGGTCACCGACGACGAGATCCAGAAGGCCAAGAACACCAACTCGCCCCTGCTGCGCTCCGACCAGGTCGGCCGCTTCGGCCTGGAACGCACGTACGACAGGACCCTGCGCGGCAAGTCCGGCGTCACCCGCTACGAGGTCGACAACCTCGGCCGCGTCATGGGCCAGGCCAAGAACGACCCGTCCATCCCCGGCGCCCACCTCGTGACCAGCCTCGACGCCCGTGTCCAGGGCGTCGCCGAGTTCGAGCTGAACGCGGCCATGATCGAGGCCCGCAAGCAGATCGACCGCAACACCGGCGTCCCGTACAAGGCCGACGCCGGCGCCATCGTCGTCCTCGAGTCCAAGACGGGCCGCGTCGTGGCCATGGCCTCCAACCCGACGTACGACCCGAACATCTGGGTCGGCGGCATCTCCGGCAAGGACTACGCGCGGCTCACCGCCAAGGAGTCCAACGTCCCGCTGATGAACCGGGCGATCCAGGGCCAGGCCGCCCCGGGCTCCATCTTCAAGGTCATCCCCACCGCGGCCGCGGTCAACGCCGGGTACGACTTCGACGGGAACTACCCCTGCCCGAGCTCCTACGCGATCGGCGGCCAGGTCTTCAAGAACTTCGAGTCCCAGGGCCACGGCTCCATCACCCTCGGCCGGGCCCTCGAAGTCTCCTGCGACACCGTGTTCTACGCCCTCGGCCACCAGCAGTGGATCAAGGACGGCGGGCTCCACCCGAAGAAGACCCCGGCCGAGATCTTCTACAAGACCGCCCACCAGTTCGGCCTCGGCGCCGAGACCCATGTGGACCTGCCGGGCGAGGAGAAGGGCCGGGTCCCCGACCGCCGGTGGAAGCAGAAGTTCTGGGAAGCCAACAAGGACATGTGGTGCAAGACCGGGAAGAAGGGCGGCACCTACGTCGAGCTGCTGTCCTACGAGAACTGCCTCGAGGGCAACCTCATGCGCGCCGGTGACGCCATCAACTACTCCATCGGCCAGGGCGACACCCTGGTCACCCCGATCCAGATGGCCACCATCTACGCCGCCATCTCCAACGGCGGCACCATGTGGAACCCGACCATCGGCAAGGCCGTCATCAGCGCCGACGGCAAGCACACCGAGCCGATCCCGCCGCAGGCCCACGGCAAGCTGCCCATGACCGAGGTCACCCGCCGCAAGATCGGCGCCGCCCTGGAGGGCGTCGCCACCCGCGGCACCGCCGCCTGGCGCTTCGGCGGCTGGCCGCAGAAGCAGATCCCCATGCACGCCAAGACCGGTACCGCCGAGGTCTACGGCAAGCAGACCACCTCGTGGTTCGCCACGTACACCGAGGACTTCACGATCGTGATGACGATCTCCCAGGGCGGTACCGGTTCCGGTGCTTCCGGCCCCGCCGTCCGCAACGTCTACAACGCCATCTACGGTCTCGACATGGCCGGCAAACAGGACGTCAACAAGGCCTTTCTGCTCAAGCCGGAGGCCAAGCTGCCCACGATCCAGCCCGACGGCTCCATCGTCGCCCCCGACATCAAGCCGTACGTGCCCCCGTCCCCGGAGGAACCGGTGCCCGCGCTCGCCGGTCCCCCCGCCCCGCCCGTCGCGCGGCAGGACTGA
- a CDS encoding CYTH and CHAD domain-containing protein, with translation MADTKREIERKFEFTTSKAARRGVPDLTGTAAIAAVADRGTVDLDAVYYDTPDQRLAADGLTLRRRTGGADAGWHLKLPVSPGVRDEVAAPLSDTVPRSLAALVRSRVRDTPLEPQVRLLSSRRITHLLDADGTLLAELSTDDVRAERDEAAAAWTEVEVELADGVDPALLDAVEKKFRKAGLHVSDAPSKLARALTETGTAPPPRPEPAPAEDTAGAHVLSYLREQRDALVAQDPAVRRNLPDSVHQMRVACRRMRSAFKTHRKVLDRTATDPLGEELRWLAAELGLDRDQEVLSERIQTHIAELPRTLLLGPVRGRLRVWNNARRSGTRRRALAALDGKRYAALLDALDALLADPPLLPGAAKPAARALPTSALRDYGRLATRVAGALDLEPGHERDLALHEARKAAKRARYAAEAAAPALGRPAKQLAKAMKSVQTLLGDHQDSVVAREALHGLGVQAAGAGESAFTWGVLYAREEALAERRERELPDVWAQACDPALRADLAT, from the coding sequence ATGGCGGACACGAAACGCGAGATCGAGCGCAAATTCGAGTTCACGACGAGCAAGGCCGCGCGCCGCGGAGTCCCGGACCTGACCGGCACGGCCGCGATCGCGGCCGTTGCCGACCGGGGCACCGTCGACCTCGACGCGGTCTACTACGACACCCCCGACCAGCGGCTCGCCGCCGACGGCCTCACCCTCAGACGCCGTACCGGCGGCGCCGACGCCGGCTGGCACCTCAAACTGCCCGTCTCCCCGGGCGTCCGCGACGAGGTCGCCGCCCCCCTCAGCGACACCGTCCCCCGCTCCCTCGCCGCCCTCGTCCGCTCCCGCGTCCGCGACACCCCCCTGGAACCCCAGGTCCGGCTGCTCTCCTCGCGCCGCATCACCCACCTCCTCGACGCCGACGGCACCCTCCTCGCCGAACTCTCCACCGACGACGTCCGCGCCGAGCGCGACGAGGCCGCCGCAGCGTGGACCGAGGTCGAGGTCGAACTCGCCGACGGCGTCGACCCCGCCCTCCTCGACGCCGTCGAGAAGAAGTTCCGCAAAGCCGGACTCCACGTCTCCGACGCCCCCTCCAAACTCGCCCGCGCCCTCACCGAGACCGGCACCGCACCGCCGCCCCGGCCCGAGCCCGCCCCCGCCGAGGACACCGCGGGCGCGCACGTCCTCTCGTACCTGCGCGAACAGCGCGACGCCCTCGTAGCCCAGGACCCCGCCGTCCGCCGCAACCTGCCCGACTCCGTCCACCAGATGCGGGTCGCCTGCCGCCGCATGCGCAGCGCCTTCAAGACCCACCGCAAGGTCCTCGACCGCACCGCCACCGACCCCCTCGGCGAAGAGCTGCGCTGGCTGGCCGCCGAGCTCGGCCTCGACCGCGACCAGGAAGTCCTGTCCGAGCGCATCCAGACCCACATCGCGGAGCTCCCCCGCACCCTCCTGCTCGGACCCGTCCGCGGCCGCCTGCGGGTCTGGAACAACGCCCGCCGCTCGGGAACCCGGCGCCGCGCCCTCGCCGCCCTCGACGGCAAGCGGTACGCCGCCCTGCTCGACGCCCTCGACGCCCTGCTGGCCGACCCGCCCCTGCTCCCCGGCGCGGCCAAGCCCGCCGCCCGGGCCCTGCCCACGTCCGCCCTGCGCGACTACGGGCGGCTCGCCACCCGCGTCGCGGGCGCCCTCGACCTGGAACCGGGCCACGAGCGCGACCTGGCCCTCCACGAAGCCCGCAAGGCCGCCAAACGCGCCCGCTACGCGGCGGAGGCGGCCGCACCCGCGCTCGGCAGACCGGCAAAACAGCTGGCCAAGGCCATGAAGTCGGTCCAGACCCTGCTCGGCGACCACCAGGACAGCGTCGTCGCCCGCGAGGCCCTGCACGGCCTCGGCGTACAAGCCGCCGGAGCGGGAGAGTCCGCCTTCACCTGGGGCGTGCTCTACGCCCGCGAGGAAGCCCTGGCCGAGCGGCGCGAGCGGGAACTTCCGGACGTATGGGCGCAGGCCTGCGATCCCGCGCTCCGGGCGGACCTCGCCACCTAG
- the mreD gene encoding rod shape-determining protein MreD, with amino-acid sequence MRFNRILLSATLIVVALVVQVSVLGRLQLPGAVPDLVLLTVVALALVYGHLSGALIGFAAGLLADLAPPADHAAGRYALVLCVIGYAAGLARPDSGRFRSAWGPMMTVVAAAIGSTLLYAGVGALVGDTAARHVGLTGLLFTATLYDLLLAPFTVPFIMALARRAESDPMAVEANGGQAKAADVSSGWLSGGTGLRIGSQRGGLRLKTARSRANKAGRIKGVKGIKSVKSIKKL; translated from the coding sequence ATGCGCTTCAACCGGATCCTGCTCTCGGCCACGCTCATCGTGGTCGCCCTCGTCGTCCAGGTCTCGGTCCTGGGCCGGCTGCAACTGCCCGGCGCCGTACCCGACCTGGTCCTGCTCACCGTCGTCGCCCTCGCCCTCGTCTACGGGCACCTCAGCGGCGCGCTCATCGGCTTCGCCGCGGGCCTCCTCGCCGACCTGGCCCCGCCCGCCGACCACGCCGCCGGGCGGTACGCGCTCGTGCTCTGCGTCATCGGGTACGCCGCCGGCCTGGCCCGCCCCGACTCCGGGCGGTTCCGCTCCGCCTGGGGCCCGATGATGACCGTCGTCGCCGCCGCCATCGGCTCCACGCTGCTCTACGCCGGCGTGGGCGCCCTCGTCGGCGACACCGCGGCGCGCCACGTCGGGCTCACCGGGCTGCTGTTCACCGCCACCCTCTACGACCTGCTGCTCGCCCCGTTCACCGTGCCGTTCATCATGGCGCTGGCCCGGCGCGCCGAGAGCGACCCGATGGCCGTCGAGGCGAACGGCGGACAGGCCAAGGCCGCCGACGTGTCCTCCGGCTGGCTCTCCGGCGGCACCGGCCTGCGCATCGGCAGCCAGCGCGGCGGCCTGCGCCTCAAGACCGCGCGCAGCCGCGCCAACAAGGCCGGCCGGATAAAGGGCGTCAAGGGAATCAAGAGTGTGAAGAGCATCAAGAAGCTGTGA
- a CDS encoding TIGR03936 family radical SAM-associated protein: MQRIRLRYTKRGRLRFTSHRDFQRAFERALRRAEVPMAYSAGFTPHPRVSYANAAPTGTGSEAEYLEIALAEPRDPDKLRELLDESMPLGLDIIEAVEARTSGLADRLTASVWELRLEGVEVADAERAVEAFLAAEEVEVQRRTKNGMRSFDTRGAVVSLEAVPAPADRPLDNACAILRLVVRHLTPAVRPDDVLSGLRAVADLAPPVPAAVTRLAQGLFDEESGTVTDPLAPDREAVTAAPPTAAVAADAKAPEGPAA; the protein is encoded by the coding sequence GTGCAGCGCATCCGACTGCGCTACACCAAGCGCGGGCGCCTCCGGTTCACCAGCCACCGAGACTTCCAGCGCGCGTTCGAGCGGGCCCTGCGCCGCGCCGAGGTGCCCATGGCGTACTCGGCGGGCTTCACCCCGCACCCCCGCGTCTCGTACGCGAACGCCGCGCCGACCGGCACCGGCAGCGAGGCCGAGTACCTCGAGATCGCTCTCGCCGAGCCCCGCGACCCCGACAAGCTCCGCGAGCTGCTCGACGAGTCGATGCCGCTCGGCCTCGACATCATCGAAGCCGTCGAGGCCCGTACCTCCGGGCTCGCCGACCGGCTGACGGCCTCCGTGTGGGAGCTGCGGCTGGAGGGCGTGGAGGTCGCCGACGCCGAGCGCGCCGTCGAGGCCTTCCTCGCCGCCGAGGAGGTCGAGGTGCAGCGCCGCACCAAGAACGGCATGCGCAGCTTCGACACCCGCGGAGCCGTAGTGAGCCTCGAGGCGGTTCCTGCCCCGGCTGATAGGCCGCTGGACAATGCCTGTGCGATACTGCGGCTGGTTGTTCGGCATCTGACACCTGCCGTGCGACCCGACGACGTCCTGTCCGGTCTCCGAGCTGTGGCCGACCTGGCGCCGCCGGTCCCCGCAGCGGTGACCAGGCTGGCGCAGGGGCTCTTCGACGAGGAGTCCGGCACGGTGACCGACCCGCTCGCGCCCGACCGCGAGGCTGTCACGGCCGCCCCACCCACGGCCGCCGTAGCCGCCGACGCGAAGGCGCCGGAAGGTCCCGCCGCGTAG
- a CDS encoding TIGR03960 family B12-binding radical SAM protein, translating into MMSESVFPQLEALLPHVQKPIQYVGGELNSTVKPWDSCDVRWALMYPDAYEVGLPNQGVMILYEVLNEREGVLAERTYSVWPDLEELMREHKVPQFTVDSHRPVGAFDVFGLSFSTELGYTNMLTALDLAGIPLEARNRTVDHPIVLAGGHAAFNPEPIAEFIDCAVIGDGEQAVLDMTEIIRTWKAEGRPGGREEVLFRLAKTGQVYVPGFYDVDYLPDGRIARVAPNKSGVPYRVSKHTVMDLDEWPYPKQPLVPLAETVHERMSVEIFRGCTRGCRFCQAGMITRPVRERSITGIGEMVEKGLKATGFEEVGLLSLSSADHTEIAEIAKGLADRYTDDKVGLSLPSTRVDAFNVDLANELTRNGRRSGLTFAPEGGSERMRKVINKMVSEEDLIRTVATAYGNGWRQVKLYFMVGLPTETDEDVLQIGDMAVNVIAKGREVSGQNDIRCTVSIGGFVPKPHTPFQWAPQLSAEETDARLGKLRDKLRGDKKYGRSIGFRYHDGKPGIVEGLLSRGDRRIGDVIRAVYESGGRFDGWREHFSYDRWMEAAEKTLPAHGVDVAWYTTRERTYEEVLPWDHLDSGLDKDWLWEDWQDALDETEVEDCRWTPCFDCGVCPQMDTHIQIGPTGQKLLPLSVVGGGPQKA; encoded by the coding sequence GTGATGTCCGAGTCGGTCTTCCCACAGCTCGAAGCTCTGCTCCCGCATGTGCAGAAGCCCATCCAGTACGTCGGCGGTGAGCTCAACTCCACCGTCAAGCCGTGGGATTCGTGTGACGTCCGCTGGGCGCTCATGTACCCGGACGCGTACGAGGTCGGGCTGCCCAACCAGGGCGTCATGATCCTGTACGAGGTGCTGAACGAGCGCGAAGGCGTGCTGGCGGAGCGCACGTACAGCGTGTGGCCCGACCTCGAAGAGCTGATGCGCGAGCACAAGGTGCCGCAGTTCACCGTGGACAGCCACCGCCCCGTGGGTGCCTTCGACGTGTTCGGCCTGTCCTTCTCCACGGAGCTGGGCTACACGAACATGCTGACGGCCCTGGACCTGGCGGGCATCCCGCTGGAGGCCAGGAACCGTACGGTCGACCACCCCATCGTCCTCGCGGGCGGGCACGCGGCCTTCAACCCCGAGCCGATCGCGGAGTTCATCGACTGCGCGGTCATCGGCGACGGCGAGCAGGCCGTTCTCGACATGACCGAGATCATCCGCACGTGGAAGGCCGAGGGCCGTCCGGGCGGGCGCGAAGAGGTCCTCTTCCGCCTCGCCAAGACCGGCCAGGTCTACGTGCCGGGCTTCTACGACGTCGACTACCTGCCCGACGGGCGCATCGCGCGCGTCGCGCCGAACAAGTCGGGCGTCCCGTACCGCGTGTCCAAGCACACGGTCATGGACCTCGACGAGTGGCCGTACCCCAAGCAGCCGCTGGTCCCGCTCGCCGAGACCGTCCACGAGCGGATGTCCGTCGAGATCTTCCGCGGCTGCACCCGCGGCTGCCGTTTCTGCCAGGCCGGCATGATCACGCGCCCCGTGCGGGAGCGAAGCATCACCGGCATCGGCGAGATGGTCGAGAAGGGCCTGAAGGCCACCGGCTTCGAGGAGGTCGGCCTCCTCTCGCTGTCCTCCGCGGACCACACCGAGATCGCCGAGATCGCCAAGGGCCTCGCGGACCGCTACACGGACGACAAGGTGGGCCTGTCCCTGCCGTCGACCCGCGTGGACGCGTTCAACGTGGACCTGGCGAACGAGCTGACCCGCAACGGTCGCCGCTCCGGTCTGACCTTCGCCCCCGAGGGCGGCTCCGAGCGCATGCGCAAGGTCATCAACAAGATGGTCTCGGAAGAGGACCTGATCCGGACGGTGGCCACCGCGTACGGCAACGGCTGGCGCCAGGTGAAGCTCTACTTCATGGTCGGCCTGCCGACCGAGACCGACGAGGACGTGCTCCAGATCGGCGACATGGCGGTCAACGTCATCGCCAAGGGCCGCGAGGTCTCCGGCCAGAACGACATCCGCTGCACGGTGTCGATCGGCGGGTTCGTGCCGAAGCCGCACACCCCGTTCCAGTGGGCGCCGCAGCTGTCGGCCGAGGAGACGGACGCCCGCCTGGGCAAGCTCCGGGACAAGCTCCGCGGCGACAAGAAGTACGGCCGCTCGATCGGCTTCCGCTACCACGACGGCAAGCCGGGCATCGTCGAGGGACTCCTCTCGCGCGGCGACCGCCGCATCGGCGACGTGATCCGCGCCGTGTACGAGTCGGGCGGCCGCTTCGACGGCTGGCGCGAGCACTTCTCGTACGACCGCTGGATGGAGGCCGCGGAGAAGACGCTGCCGGCCCACGGCGTGGACGTGGCCTGGTACACGACGCGCGAGCGCACGTATGAGGAGGTCCTCCCCTGGGACCACCTGGACTCCGGTCTCGACAAGGACTGGCTCTGGGAGGACTGGCAGGACGCCCTCGACGAAACCGAGGTCGAGGACTGCCGCTGGACCCCGTGCTTCGACTGCGGCGTGTGCCCGCAGATGGACACGCACATCCAGATCGGCCCGACGGGCCAGAAGCTGCTCCCGCTGAGCGTGGTGGGCGGCGGTCCCCAGAAGGCGTGA